The genomic segment GGGTGCGTTGGTCGCGGAAACCGTGAACGGGTAGAAATTTCCCACGCCGCCGATCCGGTCTTTCCCGCTGTCCCCAAGTTTGCTAAACGGTCGCTTCGCTCCCCGGACGCCTCCGGGGGCGAGGGGCCGTTGTCGGCGCTCGGGAGCGCCACGCCCGACGGCTGGGGCCGGATACGCCCGGAGAACGCACGGGCGGGAAGGTGCGCATGAAAGTCATCCGGAAACGCTGGTACCTCGTGGCCGTGGTACTCGTCCTCGTGCTCGGCGCCGCCGTGTACGCCGCCGTTCGGGTGCCGAAGAAGGCCAAGCGGAAGAAGGGCACGCAACCGGCGGTCGCGGTCGACTACGCGAAGCAGGTCAAACCGATTCTGGACGCGCACTGCTGCCGGTGTCACGGGCCGACCAAGAGCCAGGCCGGGCTCCGGCTCGACACGGTCGCCGGCATCCGCAAGGGCGGCGACAGCGGCGGGGTCATCGTTCCGGGGGACGGGGGCAACAGCCTGCTCGTGGCCGTGCTGAACGGAACCGAGGACCGGCCCCCGATGCCCCCGGAGGGGGACCCGCTCAGCGCCGAGCAGATCGGGCTCATCAAAGCCTGGATCGACGGCGGGGCCGTTGCCCCCGCGGAACCGGATTCCGAGCGGGCTCCCGCGCGGCGGGCGGACGACCACTGGGCGTTCCGGCCGCCGGTCGCGGCACCCGTGCCGCCCGGTGCGAGCGCCGCCGGCAACCCGATCGACGCGTTCCTGGCGGTCGGGCGCGCGCAACACGGCCTCACCCCCAGCCCGGCCGCGCCCCGGGCGGTACTGCTGCGCCGCCTGTACGTCGACCTCATCGGGCTGCCGCCGACCCGGGAGGAATCGGCCGCGTTCCTGGCCGATGCCTCGGCCGGGGCTTACGAGAAGGTCGTGGACCGGCTCCTCGCCGACCCGCGGTACGGGGAGCGGTGGGCGCGGCACTGGATGGACGTGTGGCGCTACTCCGACGCCGACGGCCGCAAGGCCAAGGCCGACATCTGGTGGGGGAGCGCCCACATCTGGCGGTGGCGGGACTGGATCGTCCGGGCGCTCAACGAGGACAAGGGCTACGACCGCATGGTGCTGGAGATGCTGGCGGGCGACGAGGTCGCCCCCGGCGACCCGGGGACCCTCGCCGCGACCGGCTTTCTGGCGCGCAACTGGTTCAAGCTCGATCGCAACATCTGGCTCGCCAACACGGTCGAACACACCGCCAAGGCGTTCCTCGGGCTCTCCGTCGGGTGCGCCCGGTGCCACGATCACAAGTTCGATCCGGTGAGCCAGAAAGAGTACTACCAGTTCCGGGCGTTCTTCGAGCCGCACGACATCCGCACCGATCCCGTCGCCGGTGAGACGGGGCCGGCCGCCCAGATCGCCCGCGCCCACGACGCCCGGCCCGACGAGCCCACGTGGGTGTTCGTTCGGGGGGACGCCAAGGCGCCGGACAAATCGGCCCGAATGGCACCGGGCGTGCCGGCGGCACTGGGGGGGGCGGCCGTGATCGGTCCGCCCGCACCGGGTTCGGGGGGCACGGGGCGGCGGTTGGCCCTCGCGCGCTGGATCGGGGACCGCCGCAACCCCCTCACGGCACGCGTCGCGGTGAACCACGTGTGGTTGAGACACTTCGGCCGGCCGCTGGTCGAGAACGTCTCCGACTTCGGGGCGCGCACCCCGGCGCCGGCCCAGCAGGCGCTCCTCGACTGGCTGGCGGTTGATTTCATGGAGCACGGGTGGAGCACCAAGCACCTGCACCGGCGGATCGTGACCTCCGACGCGTACCGGATGCAGTCCTCGGTCAAGGGCGCACCGGCCGAAAACCTCGCGGCCGACCCCGACAACCGTCTGTACTGGAGGGCGAACGCGCGGCGGATGGAGGCCGAGGTCGTGCGCGACTCCCTGCTCTGGCTGGCCGGGGCGCTGGAGCCGACGGCCGGCGGGCCACCGGTCGATCCGGCCAGGGGCACCGAGACGGGCCGCCGCAGCCTGTACTACCGGTACTCGCGCGAGGACAAAATGGAGTTCCTGACGGTGTTCGACGCGCCGGGCGTCGAGGAGTGCTACCGCCGCGAACAGAGTGTCGTCCCCCAGCAGGCGCTGGCGCTCGAA from the Frigoriglobus tundricola genome contains:
- a CDS encoding PSD1 and planctomycete cytochrome C domain-containing protein, whose product is MKVIRKRWYLVAVVLVLVLGAAVYAAVRVPKKAKRKKGTQPAVAVDYAKQVKPILDAHCCRCHGPTKSQAGLRLDTVAGIRKGGDSGGVIVPGDGGNSLLVAVLNGTEDRPPMPPEGDPLSAEQIGLIKAWIDGGAVAPAEPDSERAPARRADDHWAFRPPVAAPVPPGASAAGNPIDAFLAVGRAQHGLTPSPAAPRAVLLRRLYVDLIGLPPTREESAAFLADASAGAYEKVVDRLLADPRYGERWARHWMDVWRYSDADGRKAKADIWWGSAHIWRWRDWIVRALNEDKGYDRMVLEMLAGDEVAPGDPGTLAATGFLARNWFKLDRNIWLANTVEHTAKAFLGLSVGCARCHDHKFDPVSQKEYYQFRAFFEPHDIRTDPVAGETGPAAQIARAHDARPDEPTWVFVRGDAKAPDKSARMAPGVPAALGGAAVIGPPAPGSGGTGRRLALARWIGDRRNPLTARVAVNHVWLRHFGRPLVENVSDFGARTPAPAQQALLDWLAVDFMEHGWSTKHLHRRIVTSDAYRMQSSVKGAPAENLAADPDNRLYWRANARRMEAEVVRDSLLWLAGALEPTAGGPPVDPARGTETGRRSLYYRYSREDKMEFLTVFDAPGVEECYRREQSVVPQQALALENSAFAWDQARRIARRVEASAPVALFVRAAFEHVLGRAPEPAEAAACELFLVRQAALLADPARLTPLPPTPLPAPPDPEVVKRVPGLPLVLGAAKPLPAVAPAGDPPARAREYLIHALLNHNDFVTVR